From a single Brassica rapa cultivar Chiifu-401-42 chromosome A01, CAAS_Brap_v3.01, whole genome shotgun sequence genomic region:
- the LOC103860424 gene encoding leucoanthocyanidin dioxygenase yields MVAVERVESLAKSGISSIPREYIRPKEELESINDVFQEEKKEDGPQVPTIDLQDIESEDETIREKCIEELKKAAMDWGVMHLINHGIPVELMERVKKSGEEFFGLPVEEKEKYANDQASGKIQGYGSKLANNASGQLEWEDYFFHLVYPEDKRDLSLWPKTPTDYIEATSEYAKCLRLLATKVFKALSIALGLEPDRLEKEVGGLEELLLQMKINYYPKCPQPELALGVEAHTDVSALTFILHNMVPGLQLFYEGKWIIAKCVPDSIVMHIGDTLEILSNGRFKSILHRGLVNKEKVRISWAVFCEPPKDKIVLKPLPEMVSVESPAKFPPRTFAQHIEHKLFRNKQEELVTEKKDEV; encoded by the exons ATGGTTGCAGTTGAAAGAGTTGAGAGCTTAGCAAAAAGCGGAATCAGCTCAATCCCAAGAGAATACATCCGTCCAAAAGAAGAGCTCGAGAGCATCAACGACGTGTtccaagaagagaagaaagaagacgGTCCACAAGTCCCCACCATCGATCTCCAAGACATCGAGTCAGAAGACGAAACCATCCGTGAGAAATGCATAGAGGAGCTCAAAAAGGCGGCTATGGACTGGGGAGTGATGCATTTGATCAACCATGGTATACCTGTTGAACTAATGGAGCGTGTGAAGAAGTCAGGAGAAGAGTTCTTCGGTTTGCCCGTGGAAGAGAAGGAGAAGTATGCAAACGATCAAGCCAGCGGAAAGATTCAAGGGTATGGAAGTAAGTTGGCTAACAACGCGAGTGGACAACTTGAGTGGGAAGATTACTTCTTTCATCTTGTGTATCCTGAAGACAAGAGAGATCTCTCACTTTGGCCTAAGACACCAACTGATTACAT TGAAGCAACGAGTGAGTACGCTAAGTGTCTTCGTTTGCTAGCAACAAAAGTCTTCAAGGCTCTCTCTATCGCCCTAGGCTTAGAGCCTGACCGTCTAGAGAAAGAAGTTGGTGGTTTAGAAGAGCTTCTCCTCCAAATGAAGATAAACTATTACCCGAAATGCCCTCAGCCTGAGCTAGCACTTGGCGTGGAAGCTCACACAGATGTAAGCGCTCTGACCTTCATTCTACACAACATGGTTCCGGGCTTGCAGCTGTTCTACGAGGGTAAATGGATCATTGCAAAATGTGTTCCTGATTCGATTGTGATGCATATTGGAGATACGTTGGAGATTCTTAGTAACGGGAGGTTTAAGAGTATACTTCACCGTGGGTTGGTGAATAAGGAGAAGGTAAGGATTTCTTGGGCTGTGTTTTGTGAACCACCAAAGGATAAGATTGTGCTTAAGCCGTTGCCGGAGATGGTGAGTGTTGAGTCTCCGGCTAAGTTTCCTCCAAGGACGTTTGCTCAGCATATTGAGCATAAGTTGTTTAGGAACAAGCAAGAGGAGTTGGTAACTGAGAAAAAGGATGAAGTCTGA
- the LOC103860435 gene encoding PGR5-like protein 1A, chloroplastic isoform X2, with amino-acid sequence MGSKMLFSLTSPRLFSAVSRKPTTSFSSPSSSRTQWAPLSPGRSVPLRKRFFLLPSKATTEQSAGGEDVDSNIMPYCSINKAEKKTIGEMEQEFLQAMQSFYYDGKAIMSNEEFDNLKEELMWEGSSVVMLSSDEQRFLEASMAYVSGNPILNDQEFDQLKLKLKMDGSEIVCEGPRCSLRSKKVYSDLAVDYFKMLLLNVPASVVALGLFFFLDDITGFEITYILELSEPFSFIFTWFAAVPLIVYLASSITKLIIKDFLILKGPCPNCGTENVSFFGTILSISSGGKTNNVKCTNCGTAMEYDSGSRLITLPEAS; translated from the exons ATGGGTAGCAAGATGCTGTTCAGTTTAACAAGCCCTCGACTTTTCTCCGCCGTCTCCCGCAAACCCACaacttctttctcttctccttCGTCGTCGAGGACTCAATGGGCTCCGCTCAGCCCTGGGAGATCGGTTCCCTTGAGAAAAAGATTCTTCTTGTTGCCTTCAAAAGCCACCACAGAGCAGTCAG CTGGAGGAGAAGACGTGGATAGCAACATCATGCCGTATTGTAGCATCAACAAGGCTGAGAAGAAAACAATTGGTGAAATGGAACAAGAGTTTCTCCAAGCCATGCAA TCGTTTTATTACGATGGTAAAGCGATCATGTCGAACGAGGAGTTTGATAATCTTAAAGAAGAGCTCATGTGGGAAGGAAGCAGTGTTGTCATGCTAA GTTCTGATGAACAAAGATTCTTGGAAGCTTCAATGGCTTATGTTTCTGGGAATCCAATCCTCAATGATCAAGAATTTGATCAGCTCAAACTCAAACTAAAG ATGGATGGTAGCGAGATTGTGTGCGAGGGTCCAAGATGCAGTCTCCGTAGTAAAAAG GTGTATAGTGATCTCGCTGTAGATTACTTCAAAATGCTCTTGCTCAATGTTCCAGCAAGCGTTGTTGCTCTAGGACT GTTTTTCTTCTTGGACGACATTACAGGTTTTGAGATCACATACATATTGGAGCTTTCAGAGCCATTTAGTTTCATATTCACGTGGTTCGCTGCCGTGCCTCTGATCGTATACCTGGCTTCATCAATCACCAAACTCATCATCAAAGACTTCTTGATCTTGAAG GGTCCTTGTCCAAATTGTGGAACGGAGAATGTTTCCTTCTTTGGAACAATTCTTTCAATCTCCAGCGGTGGCAAAACCAACAATGTCAAATGCACCAA CTGTGGTACCGCGATGGAGTATGACTCTGGTTCTAGGTTGATCACATTGCCAGAAGCAAGCTAA
- the LOC103860435 gene encoding PGR5-like protein 1A, chloroplastic isoform X1, whose amino-acid sequence MGSKMLFSLTSPRLFSAVSRKPTTSFSSPSSSRTQWAPLSPGRSVPLRKRFFLLPSKATTEQSGQAGGEDVDSNIMPYCSINKAEKKTIGEMEQEFLQAMQSFYYDGKAIMSNEEFDNLKEELMWEGSSVVMLSSDEQRFLEASMAYVSGNPILNDQEFDQLKLKLKMDGSEIVCEGPRCSLRSKKVYSDLAVDYFKMLLLNVPASVVALGLFFFLDDITGFEITYILELSEPFSFIFTWFAAVPLIVYLASSITKLIIKDFLILKGPCPNCGTENVSFFGTILSISSGGKTNNVKCTNCGTAMEYDSGSRLITLPEAS is encoded by the exons ATGGGTAGCAAGATGCTGTTCAGTTTAACAAGCCCTCGACTTTTCTCCGCCGTCTCCCGCAAACCCACaacttctttctcttctccttCGTCGTCGAGGACTCAATGGGCTCCGCTCAGCCCTGGGAGATCGGTTCCCTTGAGAAAAAGATTCTTCTTGTTGCCTTCAAAAGCCACCACAGAGCAGTCAG GCCAAGCTGGAGGAGAAGACGTGGATAGCAACATCATGCCGTATTGTAGCATCAACAAGGCTGAGAAGAAAACAATTGGTGAAATGGAACAAGAGTTTCTCCAAGCCATGCAA TCGTTTTATTACGATGGTAAAGCGATCATGTCGAACGAGGAGTTTGATAATCTTAAAGAAGAGCTCATGTGGGAAGGAAGCAGTGTTGTCATGCTAA GTTCTGATGAACAAAGATTCTTGGAAGCTTCAATGGCTTATGTTTCTGGGAATCCAATCCTCAATGATCAAGAATTTGATCAGCTCAAACTCAAACTAAAG ATGGATGGTAGCGAGATTGTGTGCGAGGGTCCAAGATGCAGTCTCCGTAGTAAAAAG GTGTATAGTGATCTCGCTGTAGATTACTTCAAAATGCTCTTGCTCAATGTTCCAGCAAGCGTTGTTGCTCTAGGACT GTTTTTCTTCTTGGACGACATTACAGGTTTTGAGATCACATACATATTGGAGCTTTCAGAGCCATTTAGTTTCATATTCACGTGGTTCGCTGCCGTGCCTCTGATCGTATACCTGGCTTCATCAATCACCAAACTCATCATCAAAGACTTCTTGATCTTGAAG GGTCCTTGTCCAAATTGTGGAACGGAGAATGTTTCCTTCTTTGGAACAATTCTTTCAATCTCCAGCGGTGGCAAAACCAACAATGTCAAATGCACCAA CTGTGGTACCGCGATGGAGTATGACTCTGGTTCTAGGTTGATCACATTGCCAGAAGCAAGCTAA
- the LOC103860460 gene encoding protein FIZZY-RELATED 2, which translates to MEDPTASNVTPPANSSSQIIIPSPSSVKVSLESRINRLINANQSPSPSRSIYSDRFIPSRSGSNFALFDLASPSPSKEDGAGSYATLLRAAMFGPETPEKRDITGFSTSRNIFRFKTETNRCLNSFSPFVSDDGPGVSHAPIKALRKVSRSPYKVLDAPALQDDFYLNLVDWSAQNVLAVGLGNCVYLWNACSSKVTKLCDLGADDSVCSVGWAFRGTHLAVGTSSGKVQIWDASRCKRTRTMEGHRLRVGALAWGSSVLSSGSRDKSILQRDIRCQEDHVSKLAGHKSEVCGLKWSYDNRELASGGNDNRLFVWNQHSTQPVLKYSEHTAAVKAIAWSPHVHGLLASGGGTADRCIRFWNTTTNTHLSSIDTCSQVCNLAWSKNVNELVSTHGYSQNQIIVWKYPTMSKIATLTGHTYRVLYLAVSPDGQTIVTGAGDETLRFWNVFPSPKSQNTDSDIGSSFFGRTTIR; encoded by the exons ATGGAAGATCCTACCGCAAGCAACGTGACTCCTCCGGCGAATTCTTCTTCTCAGATAATAATTCCATCGCCGTCGTCGGTGAAAGTGTCACTCGAGTCACGAATCAACCGTCTGATCAATGCCAACCAATCACCATCACCGTCACGGTCTATATACTCCGACAGGTTCATACCAAGCAGATCCGGATCCAATTTCGCGCTCTTCGATCTCGCTTCTCCTTCTCCGAGCAAAGAAGACGGCGCAGGCTCGTACGCGACTCTCTTGCGCGCGGCGATGTTCGGCCCCGAGACGCCGGAGAAACGGGACATCACTGGCTTCTCAACGTCGAGGAACATCTTCCGGTTTAAGACCGAGACGAATCGGTGTTTGAATTCTTTTTCTCCTTTCGTGTCTGATGATGGTCCTGGTGTTAGTCATGCTCCGATCAAGGCCTTGAGGAAGGTGTCTCGATCGCCCTATAAG GTACTAGATGCACCGGCTTTGCAAGATGATTTTTATTTGAATCTAGTGGACTGGTCTGCGCAAAATGTTCTTGCGGTGGGACTAGGGAACTGCGTGTATTTGTGGAACGCTTGTAGCAGCAAGGTAACTAAATTATGTGATCTGGGAGCTGATGATAGTGTTTGCTCTGTTGGTTGGGCATTTCGTGGAACTCATCTTGCTGTCGGAACTAGTTCCGGGAAAGTACAG ATATGGGATGCGTCGCGTTGCAAGAGAACAAGAACAATGGAAGGACATAGACTAAGAGTTGGAGCACTGGCGTGGGGATCATCTGTACTGTCATCTGGTAGTAGAGACAAGAGTATTCTTCAGAGAGACATACGTTGTCAAGAGGATCATGTCAGTAAACTTGCAGGTCACAAATCAGAAGTATGCGGACTCAAGTGGTCTTATGACAACAGAGAGTTAGCTTCTGGTGGAAACGACAATCGG CTTTTTGTATGGAACCAACATTCAACACAACCGGTTTTGAAATATAGCGAACACACAGCAGCGGTTAAAGCCATAGCTTGGTCACCTCATGTTCACGGGCTTCTTGCTTCCGGTGGTGGGACTGCTGATAGATGCATACGTTTTTGGAATACAACTACGAATACTCATTTAAGTTCCATTGATACTTGCagtcag GTATGTAATCTAGCATGGTCTAAGAACGTAAACGAGCTGGTTAGCACGCACGGATACTCCCAAAACCAAATCATAGTCTGGAAATACCCAACCATGTCCAAA ATTGCAACTCTGACAGGTCACACGTACCGTGTTCTGTACCTTGCGGTCTCACCTGATGGACAGACTATTGTAACCGGAGCAGGAGATGAAACCTTAAGGTTCTGGAATGTCTTTCCATCCCCAAAATCTCAG AACACGGATAGTGATATTGGGTCGTCATTCTTTGGTAGAACAACCATTCGTTGA
- the NYE1 gene encoding magnesium dechelatase SGR1, chloroplastic isoform X1, with protein MCSLSASLLLPTKLKPAYSDNRSNSNSSLFLANRRRPKRKNQSIVPVRVFFSFGSRLVIVSVLDLVQMARLFGPAIFESSKLKVLFLGVDEKKQPLTLPRTYTLTHSDITAKLTLAISNSINNSQLQGWANRLYRDEVVAEWKKVKGNMSLHVHCHISGGHFLLDLFAKFRYYIFCKELPVVLKAFVHGDVNLLNHHPELQEALVYVYFHSNVNEFNRVECWGPLWEATSPDGHRTQTLPEKQCVDECSCCFPPVSSIPWSHSLSNEGVDSYSGTQGEGMSTPSPEKLY; from the exons ATGTGTAGCTTGTCGGCGAGTCTGCTGTTACCGACAAAGCTGAAACCAGCTTATTCCGACAACCGAAGTAACAGCAACAGCTCACTCTTTCTCGCCAATAGAAGACGACCCAAGAGGAAGAACCAATCAATTGTTCCcgtaagagtttttttttcatttgggtCTCGTCTTGTAATTGTTTCGGTTTTGGATTTGGTGCAGATGGCAAGATTGTTTGGACCGGCGATTTTCGAATCATCCAAGTTGAAAGTATTGTTTCTAGGAGTTGACGAGAAGAAGCAGCCATTAACGCTTCCAAGAACTTACACGCTCACTCACAGTGACATTACTGCTAAATTAACTTTAGCTATTTCGAATTCCATTAACAATTCTCAG TTGCAAGGATGGGCAAATAGGTTATACCGAGATGAAGTGGTAGCAGAGTGGAAGAAAGTGAAAGGGAACATGTCGCTTCACGTCCACTGTCACATTAGCGGTGGCCATTTCCTTTTAGATCTATTCGCAAAGTTTAGATATTACATCTTCTGCAAAGAACTACCAGTG GTGTTGAAGGCTTTTGTGCATGGAGATGTGAACTTGTTGAACCACCATCCTGAGTTGCAAGAAGCTCTTGTTTATGTTTATTTCCACTCCAACGTCAATGAGTTTAACAGAGTCGAGTGTTGGGGTCCTCTTTGGGAAGCTACTTCTCCTGATGGTCACAGAACTCAAACTCTCCCTGAGAAACAGTGCGTGGATGAATGCAGCTGTTGTTTCCCACCGGTTAGCTCGATTCCGTGGTCTCATAGTCTTAGCAACGAAGGTGTTGATAGCTACTCTGGGACTCAGGGAGAGGGAATGTCTACTCCTAGTCCAGAGAAACTCTATTGA
- the NYE1 gene encoding magnesium dechelatase SGR1, chloroplastic isoform X2 gives MCSLSASLLLPTKLKPAYSDNRSNSNSSLFLANRRRPKRKNQSIVPMARLFGPAIFESSKLKVLFLGVDEKKQPLTLPRTYTLTHSDITAKLTLAISNSINNSQLQGWANRLYRDEVVAEWKKVKGNMSLHVHCHISGGHFLLDLFAKFRYYIFCKELPVVLKAFVHGDVNLLNHHPELQEALVYVYFHSNVNEFNRVECWGPLWEATSPDGHRTQTLPEKQCVDECSCCFPPVSSIPWSHSLSNEGVDSYSGTQGEGMSTPSPEKLY, from the exons ATGTGTAGCTTGTCGGCGAGTCTGCTGTTACCGACAAAGCTGAAACCAGCTTATTCCGACAACCGAAGTAACAGCAACAGCTCACTCTTTCTCGCCAATAGAAGACGACCCAAGAGGAAGAACCAATCAATTGTTCCc ATGGCAAGATTGTTTGGACCGGCGATTTTCGAATCATCCAAGTTGAAAGTATTGTTTCTAGGAGTTGACGAGAAGAAGCAGCCATTAACGCTTCCAAGAACTTACACGCTCACTCACAGTGACATTACTGCTAAATTAACTTTAGCTATTTCGAATTCCATTAACAATTCTCAG TTGCAAGGATGGGCAAATAGGTTATACCGAGATGAAGTGGTAGCAGAGTGGAAGAAAGTGAAAGGGAACATGTCGCTTCACGTCCACTGTCACATTAGCGGTGGCCATTTCCTTTTAGATCTATTCGCAAAGTTTAGATATTACATCTTCTGCAAAGAACTACCAGTG GTGTTGAAGGCTTTTGTGCATGGAGATGTGAACTTGTTGAACCACCATCCTGAGTTGCAAGAAGCTCTTGTTTATGTTTATTTCCACTCCAACGTCAATGAGTTTAACAGAGTCGAGTGTTGGGGTCCTCTTTGGGAAGCTACTTCTCCTGATGGTCACAGAACTCAAACTCTCCCTGAGAAACAGTGCGTGGATGAATGCAGCTGTTGTTTCCCACCGGTTAGCTCGATTCCGTGGTCTCATAGTCTTAGCAACGAAGGTGTTGATAGCTACTCTGGGACTCAGGGAGAGGGAATGTCTACTCCTAGTCCAGAGAAACTCTATTGA
- the NYE1 gene encoding magnesium dechelatase SGR1, chloroplastic isoform X3, whose amino-acid sequence MARLFGPAIFESSKLKVLFLGVDEKKQPLTLPRTYTLTHSDITAKLTLAISNSINNSQLQGWANRLYRDEVVAEWKKVKGNMSLHVHCHISGGHFLLDLFAKFRYYIFCKELPVVLKAFVHGDVNLLNHHPELQEALVYVYFHSNVNEFNRVECWGPLWEATSPDGHRTQTLPEKQCVDECSCCFPPVSSIPWSHSLSNEGVDSYSGTQGEGMSTPSPEKLY is encoded by the exons ATGGCAAGATTGTTTGGACCGGCGATTTTCGAATCATCCAAGTTGAAAGTATTGTTTCTAGGAGTTGACGAGAAGAAGCAGCCATTAACGCTTCCAAGAACTTACACGCTCACTCACAGTGACATTACTGCTAAATTAACTTTAGCTATTTCGAATTCCATTAACAATTCTCAG TTGCAAGGATGGGCAAATAGGTTATACCGAGATGAAGTGGTAGCAGAGTGGAAGAAAGTGAAAGGGAACATGTCGCTTCACGTCCACTGTCACATTAGCGGTGGCCATTTCCTTTTAGATCTATTCGCAAAGTTTAGATATTACATCTTCTGCAAAGAACTACCAGTG GTGTTGAAGGCTTTTGTGCATGGAGATGTGAACTTGTTGAACCACCATCCTGAGTTGCAAGAAGCTCTTGTTTATGTTTATTTCCACTCCAACGTCAATGAGTTTAACAGAGTCGAGTGTTGGGGTCCTCTTTGGGAAGCTACTTCTCCTGATGGTCACAGAACTCAAACTCTCCCTGAGAAACAGTGCGTGGATGAATGCAGCTGTTGTTTCCCACCGGTTAGCTCGATTCCGTGGTCTCATAGTCTTAGCAACGAAGGTGTTGATAGCTACTCTGGGACTCAGGGAGAGGGAATGTCTACTCCTAGTCCAGAGAAACTCTATTGA
- the LOC103860492 gene encoding putative receptor-like protein kinase At4g00960 — translation MRFLCYLLITTESNVIYIFIFLTIIYFHFSLTITTSVILVSAQDQQCLAKGSFNTNSTFNKNRLLLLSSLPSNVTSQNNFFYNSSLGQDRDRIYALAMCIPDTETEDCSNCVKTTSDGLIKTCPNSTEAFHWSGGEKTLCFVRYSTRSFIGSPDMDPRQILPNATDIRSNLTDFDGIWQDLMLRMVESASSKYYEAETTPLTSTSSRDTMTIYTIMQCTSDVSNAECNTCLRNSVGDYQNCCRGKQGGLVTRPNCVFRWEFYPFYGAFRNTSPPAKKDGSSTVKIVVPVLVVGSLLILAVVGYVLYRRRKKNNKDSLREAYQELDTAEVEALSSLKFEFRVIQAATSDFSEESKLGEGGFGPVYKGKLQNGEEIAVKRLALSSGQGEEEFKNEVLLLSKLQHRNLVKLLGFCLKGEERLLIYEFVPNSSLDHFIFEVAKQDHTLSLKASWSTRYSIIENIARGILYLHEDSRLKIIHRDLKPSNILLDYQMNPKISDFGMARLFESDDHTQGLTTSRVMGTYGYMAPEYIAQGRLSVKTDVYSYGIMVLEIICGRKTNSFQPSGVALHAWTNWRGDRALDIVDSAITENVSRNEMMKCINIGLLCVQESVTRRPNMNSVVHWLKSNSVTLPVPSTPAYVVHSESGEASRVSQSTVNVSITELEPR, via the exons ATTTTTCTCTTACAATCACAACAAGTGTTATCCTTGTCTCTGCTCAAGATCAACAGTGCTTGGCCAAAGGATCTTTCAACACAAACAGCACTTTCAACAAGAACCGTCTCCTTCTCCTCTCTTCACTTCCTTCTAACGTCACTTCTCAAAACAACTTCTTCTACAACTCTTCTCTAGGCCAAGATCGAGACAGAATCTACGCTCTAGCGATGTGTATTCCCGACACCGAAACAGAGGACTGCTCAAACTGCGTCAAGACCACTTCCGATGGACTTATCAAGACCTGTCCTAACAGCACCGAAGCTTTTCATTGGTCGGGTGGTGAAAAAACTCTCTGTTTCGTACGTTACTCGACCCGTTCTTTCATTGGCTCACCAGATATGGACCCGCGTCAGATTCTTCCCAACGCTACGGATATCAGATCGAACTTAACTGACTTTGATGGGATTTGGCAAGATCTGATGCTTCGTATGGTGGAATCAGCTTCATCAAAGTACTATGAAGCTGAGACCACACCCTTGACAAGCACGAGTTCTAGAGATACGATGACGATCTACACGATCATGCAGTGTACTTCTGATGTATCTAACGCTGAGTGCAACACATGTTTGAGAAATAGCGTTGGGGATTATCAGAACTGTTGCCGTGGGAAACAAGGAGGTCTTGTTACTCGTCCTAATTGTGTTTTCCGGTGGGAGTTTTATCCTTTTTACGGAGCCTTTCGTAACACTTCACCACCGGCTAAGAAAG ACGGTTCTTCAACGGTGAAAATTGTTGTCCCAGTTCTTGTTGTTGGCTCCTTATTGATTCTAGCGGTGGTTGGCTACGTTCTTTACAGGAGGAGGAAGAAAAATAATAAGGACAGTTTGAGAGAGGCTTATCAAGAACTTGATA CTGCAGAAGTTGAGGCTCTATCTTCATTGAAATTCGAGTTCCGTGTTATTCAAGCTGCGACTAGTGACTTCTCTGAAGAGTCTAAGCTCGGGGAAGGTGGATTTGGTCCAGTGTACAAG GGAAAGCTTCAAAACGGCGAAGAAATAGCGGTGAAGAGATTGGCTTTAAGTTCAGGGCAAGGAGAAGAAGAGTTCAAGAACGAGGTTTTGTTATTATCTAAGCTTCAACACAGGAATCTAGTTAAGCTACTAGGTTTTTGCTTGAAAGGCGAAGAGAGACTTTTGATCTACGAGTTTGTTCCCAATTCAAGCCTTGATCATTTCATATTCGAGGTTGCGAAACAAGACCATACACTGTCCTTGAAGGCTAGTTGGAGCACACGGTACAGCATTATCGAAAACATAGCTAGAGGGATTCTCTATCTACATGAAGATTCTCGTCTCAAGATCATTCACCGTGACTTGAAGCCTAGTAACATTCTTTTAGATTACCAGATGAACCCCAAGATTTCTGATTTTGGGATGGCGAGATTGTTCGAGTCAGATGATCATACACAAGGCCTAACAACAAGCAGAGTCATGGGAACCTA CGGTTATATGGCACCAGAGTA CATAGCACAAGGACGGTTATCGGTTAAAACCGATGTTTACAGTTACGGTATTATGGTTCTTGAGATCATATGTGGTCGGAAGACCAATAGCTTTCAACCAAGTGGAGTAGCTCTCCAT gcGTGGACAAATTGGCGCGGGGATAGAGCACTGGACATTGTAGATTCAGCGATCACAGAGAATGTATCAAGAAACGAGATGATGAAATGCATCAACATAGGACTGTTATGCGTTCAAGAGAGTGTGACGAGGAGACCAAACATGAACTCAGTAGTTCACTGGCTCAAGAGTAACTCTGTGACTCTTCCGGTTCCATCAACACCTGCGTATGTTGTTCATAGTGAGTCAGGTGAAGCTTCTCGTGTTTCGCAGTCGACGGTCAATGTTTCAATCACTGAGCTTGAGCCACGTTGA
- the LOC103860566 gene encoding cysteine-rich receptor-like protein kinase 11 isoform X4, with translation MKQMVLFSILCFVFITIGVTSVSAQNVCMDNGHFRPNDTYNANRRLILSSLPSNVTSQEGLFFNGSIGQEPNRVYATGMCIPGSNPQDCSDCIKLASDGLLQSCPNQTNAFTWLGDPTLCLVRYASTSFSGSGDLTPRRMVTNGGYIASNKTEFKKTWEDLVARMIDVASTGKSTPLFSNNHYTANSAALTSSQNMYALMQCTPDVSSRDCENCLRQSANDFHSCCALKRGTRILRPVCFFRWELYDYSTASFAANFTVASSSPPHLPPVVVPEPADDQDNTIDTEDRKGISSRVVAAITVPTVVTGFILLVLGVFLCWRRKAVQRTQVESDSDISTPHSSQYDFKSIEVATNKFSRSNKLGEGGFGEVYKGMLSNGTEVAVKRLSEKSGQGIREFKNEAVLVSKLLHRNLVRLLGFCLEGEEKILIYEFVPNKSLDYFLFDPERQSQLDWIQRYNIIEGIARGILYLHQDSQLTIIHRDLKASNILLDANMNPKISDFGLSTIFEIDQTQGNTSKIAGT, from the exons ATGAAGCAGATGGTATTGTTTTCAATCCTTTGTTTTGTGTTCATAACCATTGGCGTTACTTCAGTTTCAGCACAAAACGTATGTATGGACAACGGGCATTTCAGGCCCAACGATACTTACAACGCAAACCGCCGTCTGATCCTCTCTTCCTTACCTTCCAACGTCACGTCTCAAGAGGGCCTCTTCTTCAACGGCTCCATCGGACAAGAACCCAACCGTGTATACGCAACAGGGATGTGCATCCCAGGATCAAATCCACAGGACTGTTCTGATTGTATCAAGCTCGCGTCTGATGGTTTGTTACAGAGCTGTCCTAACCAAACAAACGCGTTTACATGGCTAGGCGATCCCACGCTTTGCCTTGTCCGCTACGCCAGCACTTCTTTCTCAGGATCTGGAGATCTAACTCCGCGTAGGATGGTCACAAACGGTGGATATATAGCCTCGAATAAAACAGAATTCAAGAAAACATGGGAAGACTTGGTTGCTCGTATGATTGACGTTGCCTCGACAGGAAAAAGCACACCGTTGTTTAGTAATAACCATTATACAGCTAATAGTGCAGCCTTGACGTCTTCTCAGAATATGTATGCTTTGATGCAATGCACGCCGGATGTTTCCTCTCGTGATTGTGAGAATTGTCTGCGTCAGAGTGCAAATGACTTCCACTCGTGCTGTGCTCTGAAGCGAGGAACCCGTATTTTGCGGCCAGTCTGCTTTTTCCGTTGGGAGTTGTATGATTACTCTACGGCTTCTTTTGCTGCTAATTTTACGgtggcttcttcttctcctcctcatcTTCCTCCCGTGGTTGTGCCAGAACCTGCAGATGATCAGGACAACACCATTGATACTG AAGATAGGAAAGGAATCTCATCTAGAGTTGTTGCGGCCATCACGGTTCCAACTGTTGTTACCGGCTTTATACTTCTTGTTCTAGGAGTTTTTCTTTGTTGGAGGAGAAAGGCAGTGCAAAGAACTCAAGTTGAAT CTGATAGTGATATTTCAACTCCACATTCATCGCAATATGACTTTAAGTCAATTGAAGTTGCAACAAACAAGTTTTCGAGGAGTAATAAGCTTGGTGAAGGCGGATTTGGCGAAGTTTACAAG GGTATGCTTTCAAACGGAACAGAAGTGGCTGTGAAGCGACTGTCGGAAAAGTCAGGACAAGGGATAAGAGAGTTCAAGAACGAGGCTGTTCTTGTCTCAAAACTTCTACACAGGAATTTGGTTAGGCTTCTTGGATTTTGTCTGGAAGGAGAGGAGAAGATTTTGATATACGAGTTTGTTCCCAACAAAAGCCTTGACTATTTCCTATTTG ACCCTGAAAGGCAAAGTCAGCTAGACTGGATTCAGAGGTACAATATCATCGAAGGGATTGCTCGAGGAATTCTTTATCTTCATCAAGATTCACAGCTCACAATCATACACCGTGACCTCAAAGCCAGCAACATTCTCTTAGATGCCAATATGA